One Chitinophagaceae bacterium C216 genomic window carries:
- the osmC gene encoding Peroxiredoxin OsmC: MNRSATAVWNGTIKEGKGILSTQSQTLNQTPYSFVSRFENKPGTNPEELMAAAHAGCFTMKLSADLTAAGFTPEELVTEAVVSLENGAITRSALSVQARIPGITDEQFQQIAADAKANCPVSKAYNLEITLQAQLIAAP; the protein is encoded by the coding sequence ATGAATCGTTCAGCTACAGCCGTATGGAACGGCACTATCAAAGAAGGAAAAGGAATACTTAGTACACAAAGCCAAACGCTTAATCAAACTCCGTATTCCTTTGTGTCTCGTTTTGAGAATAAACCAGGAACCAATCCCGAAGAATTAATGGCTGCAGCCCATGCAGGATGTTTTACCATGAAACTTAGTGCAGACCTGACTGCTGCGGGCTTCACCCCGGAGGAGCTTGTAACAGAAGCGGTTGTCTCTTTAGAGAATGGAGCTATTACCAGATCTGCATTAAGTGTTCAAGCTAGGATACCCGGTATCACCGACGAACAGTTTCAGCAAATAGCTGCTGATGCCAAGGCAAACTGCCCAGTAAGTAAAGCCTATAATCTGGAGATTACCCTACAGGCTCAACTTATCGCAGCTCCTTAA